Proteins encoded together in one Diabrotica undecimpunctata isolate CICGRU chromosome 3, icDiaUnde3, whole genome shotgun sequence window:
- the Rab6 gene encoding ras-related protein Rab6 gives MSTSGDFGNPLRKFKLVFLGEQSVGKTSLITRFMYDSFDNTYQATIGIDFLSKTMYLEDRTVRLQLWDTAGQERFRSLIPSYIRDSTVAVVVYDITNANSFHQTSKWIDDVRTERGSDVIIMLVGNKTDLSDKRQVSTEEGERKAKELNVMFIETSAKAGYNVKQLFRRVAAALPGMDSTENKPPEDMQEVVLKDTPNELKDPDGGCAC, from the exons ATGTCAACATCAGGAGATTTTGGGAATCCCCTTCGAAAATTCAAGTTAGTATTTCTGGGTGAACAGAGTGTAGGTAAAACTTCACTCATAACCAGATTCATGTATGACAGCTTCGACAATACCTACCAAGCAACAATAGGTATAGATTTTCTTTCTAAAACAATGTATCTAGAAGATAGAACAGTAAGGCTGCAACTTTGGGATACTGCTGGTCAAGAACGTTTCAGGTCTTTGATACCATCTTACATAAGGGATTCAACAGTAGCAGTAGTAGTTTATGATATTACTAATGCTAATTCTTTCCATCAGACTTCTAAGTGGATTGATGATGTAAGAACTGAGAGGGGTAGTGATGTCATTATAATGCTGGTTGGTAATAAAACTGATTTATCTGATAAGAGGCAGGTCAGTACAGAAGAGGGAGAAAGAAAAGCTAAGGAATTAAATGTTATGTTCATAGAAACCAGTGCGAAAGCTGGCTATAATGTTAAACAACTTTTTAGGAGAGTAGCTGCAGCTTTACCAG GTATGGACTCAACGGAGAATAAACCTCCAGAAGATATGCAAGAAGTAGTACTGAAGGATACACCAAATGAACTCAAAGATCCTGACGGCGGATGTGCGTGTTga